The nucleotide sequence CTAGCCATGGAAGCTTGATGGTGTGGAGAGACTTGAGGAAGGATTATGTTAGGTTTTTGTTGGGTGAGACATTGtgcttgtgtgcttgtgtgcgcgtgtgcgcgtgtgcgcgtgtgtgcgcgtgcgtgtgtgtgtgtgtgtgtgtgtgtgtgtgtgtgtgtgtgtgtggacagaggGGTAATGGGATTAGGTCTAACACCTTTCCTGGGTGCAGGGACAGCCACCTGACACTCGGTCTGTTGGGGACCTGGGGAcggagggggcggggggggggggggggtcttatCCATGTCCATTCGTGGGAAGTCATTCCCACAGCTCCGAGGATTTGGGGGCTTTGGTTTCCGCTCTGCTGGCTTTGGTTAATAATGGCGTGGCTGGGCGAGGAGAGGGGCGAGGAGACGCAGAGACAAAGAGGAATTCATTACCCCGTAGTGGCCTTGCAGGACAGAGTCCTAAGCCAAGCGTATGGGGTCCAGCTCCAGGCCGGTGTGATCTGGAATAAATCTCCAAACATCCAAATATCGTGTAGCTGGGCACTTCGTAATCCCGCCGTGGAGACGCGTATGGAAGTCATGTCCGTCTTAGCCGTGCCTAGGCCTGTGTCTCTGAACACATCGGATGACTTATGTCCACCGTACCATTTATAATCAAGATGATATTTCCTTGGACATTTCCCTCATGATGGACAAGTtctatttcagtgtgtgtgcgtgcgcgtgcgtgcgtgcgtgcccgCGCATGCCTGcttgttgacagtgtgtgtaaAGATTGACTCACTCTGTGTCCGTCCGGCAGGTTGCACCCTGAGTAAAAGTCAATACCCTGAGTGGTGCTGCCATGTTTGTTCAGAGGACACTCCGTTATCTGTTACCGTGTATGTGTGGTGGTCAACAAAGACTCCACACTTTCCGTTTCCATGGCTCCCACAGAACTGGATCACTGTCCTGAAGAAAACGGTCGACGTGATTGATTCAGGATGGGTTAGGTTTTGAAACTTCTGCCTGTAGGCTATGTATTGGTTTGGCGGGAAGGGTTAGCCTAGGGTTAGGAATGTCTGCTAGTTCGCTATGTATCTGTTTGGCAGGAAGGGTTAGGAGCGCCTGCTTTTGGCTGTGTAGCTGTTTGTCTGAAAGGTTTAGGGAATGTCTActatttggttgttttttgttttttttttgcggaAATTGTCAGGGTTAGGAGCCTCTGCTAGTTGGTTATGTAGTCGTTTGCCTGGAAGGTTCCGAAGTGTTGCCATCACGGTGTGTTTGGTCGTTACCTGGGAGGTGTCGATTGGTCAGTCTGAACACAGGGTCAAATGTTAGCCTGGCTGTGTGCCGTCAACAGCTGTAGAGGCCCTGAGAATGAAACACCAAGGAGTGTGACTGTCCCTGCTGCTGCAGACGGGTCATAAGACCTGCTAACAGGACCGATGTTGTGACAGCTTAGCCCTCACCTCTCCGTCGGCCGAACCAAGCGCCGTAatggcgtgtgtgtatgtgtgtgttgtctttgtgtaGGTGGTGACATGTTCCGCCGTGTGCTGGGCAAGACCCTGGGCTTCCTGGGCTACACTGTCCAATACGGCTGCATCGCCCACTGTGCCTTCGAGTACATTGGCGAGTTTGTGGCGGTGTGTATTGCTCCTTTCATATTTCTGCCGCGGCCCGCCAAGTCCTTAGTAATGAGTTGTTGTCTGAAACCTTTTTGTGAATGCATCAACAGTGCTCTGGTCCGTCTATGGAGCCCACCATCACCAGCCACGACGTTGTCTTCTCGGAACGGTTGAGTCGCCATTTGTGCAGAATCGAGAAGTGAGTTTTTATGTTTCCGTTTTGTTTTGAGATTCCCTGAGCTGGAGACTCGGCCTGGCGGTCCCTTCTGGACTGCTGCCGTTCTACCTCTCATGTCCGCCACACAACAGACCCTCTCGTCTCTTTCTTCAGGGGGGACATAGTCATCGCAAAGAGTCCGTTCGATCCACATATGAACATTTGTAAACGAGTAATCGGTTTGGAGGGAGATAAGATCTGCACCAGCGGGCCTTCAGATGTCTTCAAGACCCACCAATATGTAAGTGGCAAAGCCCTGTTTCTCAAGTCAAGTCAGTTTTACTAGGTATGTGTACTGAGAAGCCATTTATGGGAACAACCTGGAGAACCACTGAAGAGGAGTTGAACAGAGGCCTTTAACTTAATACATTGTGTCTGAATGAATATGCCGTAGCGCTACACTTTGTTTCGTTTGAATTTCAAATTTTACCGTTCTGTATATTCAGGAGATACCTACATTCTTGGCAGTGTGCATGCGTCTTGAGTCGTCAGTCCAAATATCCGTTTTTGATGTGTTGATGGCCCTGTTCCCTCAGAGCAGTGGTTGTGCTGGTGAAACCACTGTCATTGCTTTTCTCTACTGTCCCTCAGCCACGCCTCCCACAGCCAACGCTCAGGCCAGCAATCTCTCTGAAGCCTATTACAGTTAGTGCCATCTGAGTGGACAGGCGTGtgcacgcgcgtgtgtgtgtgtgtgtgtgtgtggtgaaccTGCTATAAGTAAAGTAGTACAGGTGAATGCAACCACAGACGGGATTTCAACCACGCACAGCATGTTCTGGTGTCATCcagtaaatgcattttcctATGGGAACCACTTTGGTCTCTACAAACAGGTCGTAAAGCTACAGAGAACTGGTTAGAGCCTATAACAGGTCTCATCCACACATTTCTGGGGCAAAGGTCTCAGTCTACCCTCAGAATGTGTCTTAGTGAAACACATTGCTACTGTCAtcactttctgtttcttttgACAGGCAGGAAGGCTCTTTACTTCTGTATACATGAGATAGACGGACAGATTGGCTTGTCACCTCTTACAAGTCATTTCTACGCCTGGTGCATTGTGtcacaacaaatacatttgatccCTAATATGATACTCTCttgaggggcagagagagggagaaaatatTTTCGTGGGGAAGATAGAGACATGGCGAGAAAAATGCACTATATGTTCCCTGTGGGACAGTGTGAAGGAGGTATCACTTTTGAATAAAACAGTCAGAATATTAAATTACTGTCAGAagcaaatattattatttgtattattaattATAATCATTAAGATTCGATTCTCCTCAACATTATCTTTCCTGGAACGTGGATGAGTGTTCCCGTCGTCTGGGTTATGTCAGTGACGATGATGTGTGGATGGCCCGTGACCTTTCTGAGGAGGACAAAAGCAGCGAGGTCTTTGAGATGGAAGCCGAGGCTGGAGCAGAGCAGGGGCTTATGGTCTGGCAGATGACAAACAGGGCGGGCCTACGTGGGCTCCTCCGCCCTGTGTGCTTGGGAGCGGGCATGTGTTGCCATGCTAACGAGGTGTAATGGTGGGAATGCCGCATGCTGGCATATGCTTGTCCGATGACTCTCTTAATGATATTCATCTGTGTCGTCGTCTTCGTTGTTCTCAGGGGGCCCGATTTGTTATCCTCGAGTCAGGTCAACACGTCCCTGGCCTAGCGATCAGTGTCAGCTCATCTCGCTCAATTATCGAATGTGAAACGCAACGTAAAAACAATGCGTAGGTTGTCCTGCATGAGGATTCTGGGTGTCGGGACGACATTCCGGCGTGCACAATTGAAATCAACATGTCAGTGTGCAAACCCCCCAGCCTACCCTCACCCACCCCCCGATAATATTCTCTCTTTGTGTTTTCGTTTCCTTTTCCTGTTGCCCGTCTAGTTTTTTTCCTGAAGGACGTGGCCGTTAAAAATGTAGGCAACACAAAAATAGAGTGTTGTATGATGCCCGTTATGACAATATAACGTGTTGTTGATCCTGTCTGCACatattggggtggggggggggggaccgagGAACTTAATTAGGGCCTTGACAAGCCTACTCTACTAAAGTGATGAGATTAATCATAATTGGTGTCACTGGGGATTAGCGCTCGCTCCGATTGGCTGCCCCACTGGCAGGTTGAGCCACGCTAGTGAAGACCCACGGACGCTGCGGATTGAAGcctcacccctctctcaccccttccccctttctctcctcaatgtctctctccccctctttctctcttttcctctctctctctccatttcaccctcccccctcctgtCCCTCGGTAAGAGGGGGTAAGATCCCGGCCAACAGCCTAATGACCCTGTTTGAAGTCCCCCTAAATCCCCCTGACGCTGCCCAGTTACCCATGACCTCTCGCTCCTATGACCGTCCGGGGGTTAAAGGAGGAGAGAACAGGGGCTGACGTTATGTTGGGGGTGAGGGGTGGTAGGGCCAGTGTTGGCTGTCTCTGAACGACGGCAGGGGAGGCTGGTAGCAGCTTGTCTGGGAACCATGTTATTAACAGTATTGCCGATGCCGTTGTCCTggaacaaattcaaaatgttccatCGTTGTTTCCCTAGGTTCCGAAAGGGCACGTGTGGCTGGAAGGGGATAACCTTAGGAATTCCACGGACTCCAGGAGCTATGGCCCAGTTCCCTATGCCCTGATCAGAGGGCGCGTCTGCCTAAAGGTAACGAGGGGAACATCGAACGACCCGTCCCACATTTTAACCTTTAAAGTTTGCGTGATGGCCTGGTGCGTATAAGGGGAAGTCGATGCCACTGCCATGATACCACTCCCTCGTTTGGGCTTTGTGTCTCCATTGGTATGGTGATGGTGAAATTGCCTTGTATTGAAATTGATTGACAGTGTACCGGTGCTTTGCctgttttacaaaaatgtctgtgttctttttttggTTGACCTCTGTGGTTCTCCTGCTCCTATGAGGGCAGTTTGGGGAAGCCAATCACTCAAATAAGTGGGAAGTTCAAAGCAGATTTGGCTTGTGTAGACCCAGGCCTGGACACCATATTGTCTAGCTGTCCATTCTGCTGTGTTGTCATGTCACTGGATGTCATAGCAACCATGACCCTGGAAACAGGTCAGCCGACCTTCTGTCCGTCTGATTGGACAACGGCCGTCCACCGGGGGCCCAAAGATGAGGGCGGACGCAATAACAATACTTTTTTATGAAGTTGCATACATCATTAAAATCCACGTTACCAAGCGTATCCAGGAAGTGAGGATGTTGGAACAGTCATGATAAATCCATTATGTAATGGATAAATGTTGTTTGTTCTTCCTTTATGGGGGCCCTATTACCCATTTAACCCAaggttttcctttttcttttttaatcctCTCCTCAGCTCTGGCCTCCACATAATTTCGGTGCCCTCAACCAAAGCCCGACAGGACGAATTGTTAAAAGGAGTGACTGACACTAATTAACCATGTACATAAGTGATTTGTATACTTTCAATTGAATGCAtattaaaaaagtttttttcccTTTACGCTATACTGACAATTACTGTATTATTTTTCGAGGGATTGTAACATCTCCTGAACCTTCTCAGTCCCACACATAGTTGATCTGGAGGTTGATGCTGTTATTTTTCAAGGCCGGCTCGCCTTGGTTTTTACAGAGCAGCACAATGTTATGCTGCCTTTGTGAAGCAGCTAATTGAAGCAGGGTGAGATCGATAGATAGAAAGGGGCTTTCTGTTACATTCAAGTCTAGAATTGTTTTTAGTAATTTCATATTTACTTTTCCTGACAGTTAACTAAAGCTTCTCTTCTCCTGCCAAGGCAATCAGAAAATAATGAACAAGTCCCATTTAGCCATTCAATGTTAATGAGCACAGTAAGGTGAAGCCGAAATGatttcatgattttttttgtgtcCTTTATACACACTACAATTGTATTGATGGGGCAACGAAGAGGGATGGTTTGGCATTTTATTGGGAGTGCTTTGTAATCGGTCTGACAAATTATCAGGGTCAACTGGAAACAGACAATGGTTTATTGTCAAACCTTCAACATATCCAGCCCGTCGGATCCAACTGGATTATTTGGCCACTGAAATCATGCTTACATGTTTTCCAAGGTgcttatatatttatacatttattttattcatttgtctATTAACCCTTTAATTTAGGTTACAATTTTACATGTGAGACCTTTCACAAACACTTCAAAATACACTCTATATTCTATATATCTATGCACACATCAACATtaattcttagggagtttttcctagccactgaaattcaacactactgttgtttgctccttggggtttaaggccgggtgtctctgtaaagcactttgtgacaactgctgttgtaaaaagggctttataaatacattttgattgattgattgattgaacataCACATGATATAAGACACCAGTTACTCTCACTGAACACATTTTCATGTGATCGTTTAGTCAggagttacatttaaaaagataaGTATTCCTGTTAATCAATTAATAGTAAAATGTAACTGTCAATCAACTAAGTGTCATCCACAAGCTCTTCGCCGTAGTTCCCACCCAGCTGTACGTCCTGCTTAGACAGCCCTGGTCTAACGGGCGCCTGCGAATCGGGGGAAAAGAACCAGGTCAAATCAACACTACAATGAGCTTCAGTTTAGGAAGTCGAAGCTCTAGGATGGTTCCTGAGTTTCCGACTTGGAATTCTGAGTTGGATTGTTGCTTCAAAAACCCTCCCAGTCAgtgttaacccccccccccccccccaaccaaccCCAAAATGATATGATGGCTCTGATTCCCCCTACAAGTATATCAGCTCAGCTGGTCACTCTTCAGGGGAGCAAGGATCTCTCCTCCTCACGGTTCCCCAGGGTGGGTGAGGGCCAGGCGGCCGCCGTCCCTGTCCAGCTGCCTTCCCTGTCTGGAGGGGATTGAGGGTCAGCGGAAACTGGCTTTCTGTGACACTGAATTTTCTGCATGAGTGTGATTGTGCCTCCTGGGAGGGCTgctgaagagtgtgtgtgtgtgtgtgtgtgtgtttgagcatcaacatttgtgtgtgttttgtaaatgtttatgtgCAGTTACAGAGACGGTTTGGCTTGAAGCGCATCTATTTTGCCTATCTGAACTTCATCTGCTGCGTGTCCACACAGTCCCAGTGTCCAAGGGAAGTGCTGACATAGGGaatctgtttattttcttataATCTCGTGCCCCGTAGAGGGAGCTCACACTGTCCTTATGCAGCTTAAGCTCTAGTGGACAAAGGGGGCTGTGTTCTGTTGTATAAATGCTGGGGGATAACCTGGGGATTCACTCCCACAGATATCGGCTTATAACTAGGCCTGTTTCATGATTTCAAACCAGGACATAATTCCTTCATTGCTACAAATGTATAATTCCACAATGAAAGATTTTTATACAAGCATGCTATTTACTGTCATTCCTAAATAATACCCTAAACGGATCCCCATTTATTCACCACTTTACTGAACCCCATGTTCAAATACATCCCACAGGATACACAGCAGCTCTGGTGTTCACTGCTCCTGTGTAGGTTTCAGTTCAACCTGCTGCTCTTTTAGCAAAACTCCATTGTCTTTCAGtgttttcctgtccaataaagcaaaacatgcctgaacacagatttttttgtgtaaaGTTCAAGATTATTTCTGGACCAAAGTATCTtactgtgattattttaaattaaaatgctcAAAACAACATTTGCTAGTGAAGAGTTATTTCTCAAGTAAGAATCTTGCTAAGACTCTCTGGGAGTGtttggagagaggaggggaactTTGAAAACAAACTTTTTCACCTGGCTGGCCCCAAACTTTCTGcaacaaaatgtgttaaaattgTGGTGTCTTTTCACTAGTGCTgaccattcaaggcttcattagtgttattttagcagcagtgTATTATAcagcactcagattttattaaacacaataaaagccataattgaaatgtataaggcaatatagttaacaatctagtctgtgaaaaagaccagaaaagaataacattggaacggacattaaacaatgtacagactagattgttaactatatttcaatgatggcctttattttgaaaaagaaaatctgagttagcactgctagcataatatcctgcagcCAGAAAAACGGTAATAATGCCTCAAATGACCATCACTACTTTTCACACAGCTCTTACACTAAAAGGGCATTATCATAACTAAATATCAAAGTATTATAATATCACAGTATTATTCCaacatactgtaaaatacatactgtacatacacaaatGCACTGAGCCTTTAAAAAGTTAAATCTCAGTAATGAAACTCGACGGCTGCGCAACCTCAAATGACCACTGAAGAGACGGCAGAGATATGCGCAGCAGGAAtgaggacagtggagacagAAAGGGATGGGAAGGAGCAGAGGACAGCTGTGCCCAGGTACGCAGCAGAACGGGGCCCACGACGTGTGTCGTCACAGGAGGTGAGACGTCTTCTGCTCCGGAGACCGGGGAGGTTGGAGGACATGTCCAGTACCCAGCGAGTGGGCGCCTCGACCCGTGTTTTTTAGGACGCTGCCAGCTGTTGTCGGGGAGTGATGGAAGGGAGCGGAGTTCAAATGAGGGAAGGTGTCTCCTGATGAGCTGCCCAAACACACTGTAGGAGCTCAGGCAGTCAGTAGCCGAATCGGATTCAAGCAGTTCTCTAACACTGCTCTTGATGGTGAAATCCTCTGATTTACCCTATGGGCTGAGGCCCATAGGATCAACTCTTCCACACCCTAAGACAGCAGGTTTATCAACCACGTCCGTCCTATGTCAGGTTCTCCCGTCTCTTTTTTTATCTCTGTCCATCTTTTCTTCCACTTCCCTCCTGGCTGTTTTCTCCTTGTagtcctcctctcttctccttctagtcctcctcgctcttcttctaatcctcctctctcttctccttcaactcctcctctctcttcttctagtcctctctcttctccttctagtccccctctcttttctccttctagtcctcctctcttctccttgttgtcctcctttctcttctccttctagtcctcctcgctcttcttctaatcctcctctctcttctccttcaactcctcctctctcttcttctagtcctctctcttctccttctagtcctcctctctcttcttctttccATTTCTCATCCTTCTATTCTCACTACCCTCCCTCACCCCTTACTttattttctctcactcttcacTTTGccctcctctcactcctctgcctctctcacccctctttGCTTTGccctcctctcactcctctcactCCTCCGCCTCTCTCACCACTCTTTGCTTTGccctcctctcactcctctcactCCTCCGCCTCTCTCAAACATCTTCGCTTTGCCCTCTTCTCTAATCTCTTACTTCTCTTTTCCTTCCTCCTTTCTTTGAACTGTGGAGGGAATCACTCCTTTCATTAAAAAATCCTTTCAGGTTTTTATATTAATCAAGTCTTCATTAGAGCATCGTAATTAAGACTGGTCCTGTTTgatcacagtgtgtgtgtgtgtgtttgtgtgggtgtatgtgtgtgtgtgggtgatccAGCAGAATATTAACAGAGGAGGAGTTAAACTTCAGTTGTCTCACTTTGAAAtggcttacacacacacacacatacactcgtCAGCCCATAGATCTATAGCAGACAGATGGTATTGGTGCGCTGAGAGAATGTATCGAGCTCCCACTGTCTGTCGGGAGCAGACACACGTGATCAAAGCCACAGCTCTCTGCCCAGCACAACACAggcatcatcatcttcatcaaaTGCTTTGAGCATGTTGAGTAGTGTTGGAGAGCATTCCGAGTGGTTTAGAGAACTAAAATGTTTGCGAAGTTTGCCACAAAGTGAGCCTTTAAAAATGAAGTCTATAGTAGTGAAATGGGCCCGAACATCCTGACGCTCACAGCGTTGCTTCTTGTCCAGCTATGAGGTGTTCAATGAGCTGTGGAGTTTACGGTAGATCTTTTCAAAAAGTAACCTCTTTTTGTCCCCTATTTTGTGATATCCAGTGTGATTAAAGCCCTGTTGGACTGCTTCAACTCCCAGCAGCCTGGGGACTGTCGCTACACCAACCACTGTCCTAATGGAAAAACATGGGACCTCTATCTGTTGGGATTAGGGGCTGGGGCTGCCTTGCTCTGACAGAACTGACCTATATCGCCCCACTCATtcaatacacacacgcacacacacacacactgagaagcACACcttcacacatacagtggggagaacaagtatttgatacactgccgattttgcaggtttccccacttacaaagcatgtagacgtctgtaaatgtgagtgacagaatctaaaacaaaaatccaaaaaaatcacattgtatgatttttaggtaattcatttgcattttattacatgacataagtatttgatacatcagaaaagcagaacttaatatttggtacagaaacctctgtttgcaattacagagatcatacgttttctgtagttcttgaccaggtttgcacacaatgcagcagggattttggcccactcctccatacagatattctccagatccttcaggtttcggggctgtcgctgggcaatacagactttcagctccctccaaagattttctattgggttcaggtctggagactggctaggccactccaggaccttgagatgcttcttacagagccactccttagttgccctggctgtgtgtttcgggtcgttgtcatgctggaagacccagccacgacccatcttcaagatctcgcgatacatggccccatccgtcctcccctcaatacggtgcagtcgttctgtcccctttgcagaaaagcaaccccaaagaattatgtttccacctccatgcttcacggttgggatggtgttcttgaggttgtactcatccttcttcttcctccaaacacggcgagtggagtttagaccaaaaagctacatttttgtctcatcagaccacatgaccttctcccattcctcctctggatcatccagatggtcattggcaaacttcagacgggcctggacatgcgctggcttgagcagggtgaccttgtgtgcgctgtaggattttaatccatgacggcgtagtgtgttactaatggttttctttgagactgtggtcccagctctcttcaggtcattgaccagttcctaccgtgtagttctgggctgatccctcaccttcctcatgatcattgtttccccacgaggtgagatcttgcatggagccccagaccgagggagattgaccgtcatcttgaacttcttccattttataataatttcgccaacagttgttgccttctcaccaagctgcttgcctattgtcctgtagcccatcccagccttgtgcaggtctacaattttatcccttacacagctctctggtcttggccattgtggagaggttggagtctgtttgattgagtgtgtggacaggtgtcttttatacaggtaacgagttcaaacaggtgcagttaatacaggtaatgagtggagaacagggcttcttaaagaaaaactaacaggtctgtgagagctggacttcttactggttggtaggtgatcaaatactaatgtcatgcaataaaatgcaaattcattatttaaaaatcatacaatgtgattttctggatttttggatATAAattgcagacctctacatgctttgtaagtaaacctgcaaaatcggcagtgtatcaaatacttgttctccccactgtgtgtacacacatgcacactaatGTAGTCACTGAAAAGCACACACGTGCACTATCACATGGTTtaataaaagcaaaaacaaacattctgagAATGTATTTCTTCTGTAGTTATTTGGGGGAAAGAAtacaacaaaacataacatgCTTTCTCATTCACAGAATTCATTCAACCTTGACTttagagaaaaagaaacatttatttttgtttgttgttttaccagctaagttgactgagaacagaTTCTCCTCTACAACAACAACCAGGGAGCTTGTTAGGGTTaattgccttgctcagggacagaacaccTTTTTCATGTTGCTGGTTCTGGCGTTCAATACAGCagccttttggttactggtcagatgctctaaccactctGCTGCCCTAAGCATATGTATAGTGAAGTTGTATTTTATTACTGAAGATCTGAGGAGATTTAATTGACAACACTGAGATCTGAATGGTCTTAGGAGGACTACATCCTCTCCTGGGGGATTTCacatctctgctctctctctttgcttACTCACTCTCatttctcctctttctgctGTTTTTGTCTCTATCTCACTGTATTTTCCTTCTTCTCTTTCAcgcctcttctctctctctttgtcgttctatttctttcctctctcctctctgtaatGTCCCGTCTGTATTATTCGCGTTGCGCGCTCCCTTTGTTAGAGGATGCTGCTCTGCTTCGGCCCATAATGGGTCCTGTAT is from Esox lucius isolate fEsoLuc1 chromosome 2, fEsoLuc1.pri, whole genome shotgun sequence and encodes:
- the immp1l gene encoding mitochondrial inner membrane protease subunit 1 isoform X1 → MDCGDMFRRVLGKTLGFLGYTVQYGCIAHCAFEYIGEFVACSGPSMEPTITSHDVVFSERLSRHLCRIEKGDIVIAKSPFDPHMNICKRVIGLEGDKICTSGPSDVFKTHQYVPKGHVWLEGDNLRNSTDSRSYGPVPYALIRGRVCLKLWPPHNFGALNQSPTGRIVKRSD
- the immp1l gene encoding mitochondrial inner membrane protease subunit 1 isoform X2 yields the protein MFRRVLGKTLGFLGYTVQYGCIAHCAFEYIGEFVACSGPSMEPTITSHDVVFSERLSRHLCRIEKGDIVIAKSPFDPHMNICKRVIGLEGDKICTSGPSDVFKTHQYVPKGHVWLEGDNLRNSTDSRSYGPVPYALIRGRVCLKLWPPHNFGALNQSPTGRIVKRSD